In the genome of Synchiropus splendidus isolate RoL2022-P1 chromosome 13, RoL_Sspl_1.0, whole genome shotgun sequence, the window CTCTTAGCTTCAGCTCTTTAGTTCTGCAGTCGTCTCTTCCTCTGCCTTCGCCGGTCCACGTCCTGAAACGGACCGACAGGCGGGTCAGGTGTCACCAGGCCATCGGTCATCCTCTGGTACACCAGAGTGGAGTCTGACGCCACGGCACACAGCAGCATGGGGTGACCTCTGTCCAGCACGTGTCGGATGCTGCGGAGGAGACAGTGAGTTTGAGAATAtgtctgaaaacaaaaagattCACTCCCCAATCACCTCCTGTGGCTGAGGGATCGGTCAGAAGGTAGAGGGAGAACAGTCTGGATGGAGGAATCCTCCTTCTCCTTGGCCTCCAGCAACACAAGCTGCAGCTCCTCACTCTTGACACAAGACACCTCGGCCCAGTGACGCACTAGCAACAGGACACAGTGTGGATTACTCTGGTCAGCTACCGCCTTGACTTCTGATGAACTCACGTGACCTTTCGCTCAGACAGAAAAGAAATCACATTCTGACCTAGGAACATCCTCATATTGGAGTTCAAGGACAGATTCATTGCAGTTAAAGGTGCCTTGAGAGAATCATAATAGcaatattataattataataataaaaaataatcttgCAAATGTACAACCAAAACTATAATTCCATCAAAATTTCGATTAGCTGCTGAAGTTTTTGGAATAAAATCTGAACAAACACCCTCTCACTAACGTCAACAGTTGGTCGACCAGTAAATACACTATATTATACATTATACCATATGAAAGATTAGAATATTCTTGATTTATTATATTACTTTTCGGGTCAGGAACGTGTTTGTAGCCTCACCTTCTGTAAGATCCATGTAAACTAAAAAAGCTGCGTAGATCTGAGAGCTATCTTCCACCTCCAGAGAGTTCATCTGCTGGAACTGAAGCACAAAGCAAGTATTaataattgaaattgaaaatgagtGAACAATCTCTCGGTCTCACCACAGGATGATGGACGATCCATATCGGTGTCTGCGTCTCCTCCACTAATttgcttttgtcagtgtttAGATTCGAGCtcgacatgtttgttttttggcacATGCACGAATTAAAACTAATATATTTTCAGGTGCAAACATTCTGCTGCGCTCACGCTGGAGAACTTTGGCGCGGTGTCACATTATAAACGATCCGGGTGGAAAACACAACATAGTCGTAGAGTTCCAGTTAAGTATTATTTGTAAAACTAATGTTATGCTATTATTTATAACTAAATACcgtttattcattattatgaaGGCTCATAATGATAATTTGGATTTTAGATTTTGACAGATTTGCTCTTTTGTTTCCAAAATCGGACATTATAGCTAGCTTTTacgtctgatttttttttttgtgataaaaaatttttttaacatataaatgaaagatttatttttcagtttactTTTGTGCAATGTCATTTTACActtccattttatttataactTTTCTCTCAGTTACACACTGTTATTGCGTTATTCCCCCAAAGTAATTTGAGCAATGAATAAACCaggttttatcatttatttcaaaacaatgcaaCCTTTCTAGTATTGGAGGACAAAAGATGCATAGATGCAGTACATATCGGCGTAATGTCTCTTTAAAATGGGCAACATCAAAGTTGTAGTGTCTCACTTTTTGTGAAATTAATATTGCATTGATTCGATGCAGGGACTTGAGGAAAAGTACTTTATTGTAGAGACAGCCTTCCTCATAAAGTATGGCTATGATGCTATAAAGATTTGCTTTCACACCCTCTGTTCCCTCTCACTAGGCTTCTAGAGACCTGCATTCTGCTCAGTTGGAGAGTGGCGGAAAGACTGTCTGCTTCTTTGGCTGCTGAAGCATCTGGTAACAGGTAGAGGCTTTATGTCTGAAAGGTTTAAAGTCAATGACTTTCTGCACTGGAGGGGGGTTGGAACAGATATTTGAGCTCTGTACTATCAGATTCAGACTCACACAAGTGAATCAGGTGCATTGCTGAGTGagatttttaaatttaaaaaccaAAATAGGTGAGGGTTTGAATAAACTGGCTAAGCAACGGAAGGTATGCAGACAGTCAGATGTCTGTCTGAGGAGGGAGGATGATCAAAAACCAAAAAGATTTGAGTCAAGCTAAGGAGAAGGGTGGAGAAAACTCACATGACTGCGTCAGGTTGGTGTTATCTAGTGGTGAACGGGAACAGCTGGTTAATGGTGACGCAGAGTACCAGACCAACCAGATCCAAGTACATGGTGTCCATAGCGACAATCTGATTTCTTCTATTCCACGATGAGGTTATCGGGGATTTTAATCACATTGTACACcgacaatgataaagaaaggcAGCACAACAAGTCAGAGCATAACTTGTTGATCAACTGGTTCTTATTACTTTGTTCATGTAACCGGTTTGTGTTGAAAACTCCAACTGTTTGCAGTTTGTATTGAACTGAAGTACATTAATTTAGAATTTTAAGGAACTCAAAAACCTGTTTGTTATTTATCTTTTCGttcgctttaaaaaaaataatgcaaaatgGTGGTGGAAAACCGTTTTCAGGTACATGAATTCTACTGCATACAAATGGCAGGATTTGCTGGTGTTTATAtgtttctgtattcagttttgaacacacattttgttgacattaataTGGGCAATGTTGTGAACTGACATATTAAAGAAAGttattttttgcaaataaacagaaaaaaagtcatttgcaTTGCAGCCAAACCTTcatagattatatatatatatatatatatatatatatatatatatatattttttttttttttttttttacattgtgccaAATTTTAAGGGTGTCAACTTTTTTCCACTTCTGTATGTAAAACAGTAATATTAAAtttaaatacttttattttgttctcctttatttacatttcaaaattatGACAGTCATCTTTCCTCAGAAAAATGTTAAGATCTTATTTATCGACAAAATTATGCGCATTTAAAATAAGTTGAACCAGTCTGTTTATCAGAAAATATGGTGCAACTTCCACATCACAGCGATGGTCTTCCACTTTCATGCACTTAACTTCAAtccaattcatttttaaaacagcatCAATAATGGTTTCAGTGGCTGCAGCCTGGTTGGTGAACTAATGATCATATGAATTGACACAGTTGAATAATAGTAAGCTGAAGCTTTGGGGGGCCCCGTACCAGCTGGGTGGTAATCCTGCTTTACACACACGGACCACCTgtcagcacacacactcagaaatACACGACACGCACTGTGTGTATCAATATACGTCAAGGTTCACATGTACAGTCCGACCTTGTGTCAAAGCTTTTACATCCACTGTGTCGGAAAACACCAACATTTATCCTCCATCTGGTGAGAAATCATCGCAACAGGCTTGAATTtacagattttatttgaaaaacaaaaggaaaaaaaaaagcactggcATTTTCATGTCAAGCAAACAATGGaaccctctttttttttggtaagaCCGTTCCATTCCACAAAATGAGTAATGAAAAGAATAATTAATCCACACAAATGATACGCAGTATTTGTAATAAATTAATCAGCATAACAAAGGAAATAAAACAGGCTTGTACTTCGGTGGCGCACAGGAAATATAGAAACTCCAATGCTGAAAAATGTAAGACACCTGAGAATATAAATATCAAAAAACAGCTTGTCGCAGCAATTAGTTCCACAGTTCCTCTATTGTTTCTTTTTAGCTAAAGCTTTTTATGAGgacttaaaaatgaatgtaaaaattaGGCATCAATTATAAAACACATCCGTTTCTGTACAATGTGCATATCTGAATTGGTGTGGCGACTTTTTCTCTCAGTGACGTGggttctgaaaaccacattcGGTGAACAAATCGATTTGGGCTGAGCTTTTGCTGTGAAATCCCATCGTATTTTTATGGAGCATCCTCGGAAGACACGGCGCAAGACTCCACCGACAGGTTGGTTGAGGCGAAGCGAAAGGAAACTCAGACACAGGAATTGTGCCTTAAACAAAAATAGACGACACACGGCTG includes:
- the tsen15 gene encoding tRNA-splicing endonuclease subunit Sen15, with protein sequence MCQKTNMSSSNLNTDKSKLVEETQTPIWIVHHPVFQQMNSLEVEDSSQIYAAFLVYMDLTEVRHWAEVSCVKSEELQLVLLEAKEKEDSSIQTVLPLPSDRSLSHRSIRHVLDRGHPMLLCAVASDSTLVYQRMTDGLVTPDPPVGPFQDVDRRRQRKRRLQN